The DNA region TAGTAGATATTCCAGAGCACGAAAATATGCTTTATAGCCTAGGAACAGACCCAGAAGTATCAACAGCAAATATTAATTTTGGTATTCGTCATAAAAAATCATTAGAAACCGAAACAGTAGGTGATTTAAAGCGTAGCCTTTTAGAATCTATGGCTATTAGTTTGCTATCTGAACGTATTTCAGAAAAATCACAAAAACCAGAAGCTAATTTCTTAGCAGCAAGATTAAGTTATAGACAAATGTCGCGAACCGCAAATGCATTTGGCGTTAGTGTTTATCCTAAGCCAAACGAACAGCAAAAAGCTTTTCAAGAAGTGTTGACCGAAGTGGTTCGCGCCATAAAATTTGGTTATCTGTCATCTGAAATCGACAGAGCCATAACCAAAATAAAGGCATCTTACGAAAACCAAATAGCTAAATTAGATGATAGAAATCACGGACAAATAGAACGTGGTATTCAAAACAACTTTTTAAACAATGCGACCATTACCGATGTAGAGAAAGAGTATGCCTTAGTACAACAAATTTTAGCATCAGTTACTCCAGAGCACGTGCATAATACCTTAAAGCGTCTATATGCTAAAAAGAATAGATATATTAACGTTACTGGGGTAGAAGGGCAAGAAAATTTAACCGAAGCTCAAGCTACTAACATTATTGATCAAGTAGAAAATGATAGTGATATCGCCCCGTATAGCGAAGCCTTGGCGGGAAAAACATTGGTATCCGATTTAAATATTGTACCAGGAGCCATTGCAAAAACAGCAAATAACAAACAGACAGGTGCGACAACATATCAGTTAAGTAATGGTATAAAAGTGCATTACAAGTTTGTGGACAAAGAGAGGGACAAAATTGCCTTGAGTGCTTACAGTTATGGCGGAACATCGTTATTAGGTGATGCAGATTTACCATCGGCAAACATGTTAGGTAATTTAATTGGAATGTCTGGTTTGGGCGATTTTAGCGCTACAGACTTGCAAAAGGTACTAGCAGGAAAAACAGCAGGTGTTCGCGTAGGTTTAGGCGATATAAGCGAAACGGTTTCTGGAAGTTCAAATACCAAAGATGTTGAAACCATGTTGCAATTAGTTCATGTTTATTTTGTTAAGCCTCGATTTGATGAAGAAGCTTTTAAGGTATTACAGAGTAATATCGATAATTACATCGTAAAAAGAAGTAAAGACATAGGTGAAAAAATGCGCGACAGTATGACGGTTGCCCTTTACGGAAAAAACAACCCAAAAGAGCGTATTTTCAACCAAGATTATGCCAATGCTATTTCATTTGAAAGAATAAAGAAAATTTACACCGACCGTTTTGCTGATGCTTCCGATTTTGAATTCTTCATTGTCGGCGATGTTAAAGAAGCACAGTTAAAACCATTATTAGAGCAGTATTTAGCGAGTATACCAACCAACAATACAAACGAAGCATACAAGGATAGTGCTTCAGAATGGATATCAAATCAAATAGATAAAGATATCTATCTTAAGATGGAAGACCCTAAAGCGACGGTTAATATTTCGTACAAAAAGGAAATGCCTTATTCAAAACCCAACGAGATTTACACCAATGTTTTAGGCGATATTTTACAATTGCGCATTACAGAAAGCATTCGTGAAGCCGAAGGAGGTGCTTACAGTCCGCGAGTAAGTGCAAGTTTTTCCAGAGAGCCAAAATCGCAAGCTTATGTGTCTTTTAGATTCGATTGTAATCCAGATATGGCCGATAATTTGGTAAATATTGCCAAAGGCGAACTAGAAAATATTGCCAATGGCATTGTTAAAGAAGCCGATTTAAACAAAACCAAAACCAACTTTATAAAAGAGCGTGAGCAAGCAAAAGATAAAAACAGTTACGATATGAGTGTGTTAGTAAATTATTTTAGATACAACACCAATATTAACGACCCTAAAAACTTCGATAAAATTGTAAACGGTATAACCAAAAAAGACATCCAGAAAATGGCAAAAGCCATATTAACAAGTGGTGAGAGCTACGAGATTGTTTTTAAACCAAAATCATAATTTACATCATGAAATATAAATCAATAAAAACGATACTATTAGTAATTGCCTTAGCGTGTTTTTCATTAGGTCATGCGCAAATACTAGAACCTGTAAAATGGAATACTTCGGTCAATAAAATTTCCGATACAGAATACGAACTCATAGCGACGGCCACTATAGAAACAGGTTGGCATTTATATTCGCAGCAAGTACCAGAAGGTGGTCCAATAGCCACAACTTTTACTTATTCAAGTACAAAAGACTACTTAAAAAAGGGAAACACTTCAGAAGAAAAAGGACATACCGTAAATGATCCTATTTTTGAAATGGAAATTAAATATTTCGAGAATGAAGCCAATTTTAAACAACAAATAAAGCTCAAGTCAAAAGCCCCATTTACCGTTAATGGTACTGTAGAATTCATGGTTTGCGACGATAGTAGATGTTTGCCGCCAACCGAAGCCGATTTAGTTTTTAATATCAAATAGTTACCCTAAATAATGAAGAAAATTCTTTTTGTATTAGCGGCATTTATATGTTCATTAGCCGTATTTGCACAAATTTTAGAGCCAGTAAAATGGTCAACTTCAGTTGAAAAAATATCTGATACGGAATACATTTTAGTCTCAAAAGCAACTATAGAAAATGGTTGGCATTTATACTCGCAAAATGTGCCAGTAGATGGGCCTATACCAACCTCGTTTATCTATGATGATGGCGCTGGTGCGATTCAAATTGTCGGTAATACTTCGGAAGAAGAAGGGCATACTGTTGATGATCCTATTTTTGAGATGAAAATTAAGTTTTTCGAAAAAACAGCAACTTTCAAACAAAAAATACAGTTAAAAGAATCGGTTGAAACCATTGATGGCTTTGTTGAATTTATGGTTTGCGACGATACACGTTGTTTACCACCAACCGAAGTCGATTTAACTTTTAATTTAAACAATAACACTGCAGCTGATACGAAGTCAGTAACAGTAAGTGAAGATAGCGATTGGGGCGCAACAAATGATGATGAAAATACAAATCCAGAAGCCAAAAAAGGACTTTGGGCGATTTTCTTCATTGCATTTTTATCAGGTTTTGCCGCTTTACTAACGCCATGTGTATTCCCAATGATACCTATGACGGTGAGTTTCTTTACCAAGCAAAGTAAAAACAAAGCGGTTGGAATTAAAAATGCCATTATTTACGGTATTTGTATCATCATTATTTATGTGCTTTTAGGTACAGCCGTAACAGGAATATTTGGAGCCGATGCCTTAAATGCGTTAGCGACAAACGTTTGGTTTAATATTATTTTCTTTTTACTGTTAGTGGTTTTTGCACTCTCATTTTTAGGCGCTTTCGAAATCATGCTACCTAATTCATGGGCAAACAAAGTAGATTCGCAAGCAGATCGCGGTGGTTTATTGGGTATCTTTTTTATGGCATTAGCTTTGGCCATTGTGTCGTTTTCGTGCACAGGGCCAATTGTCGGAACTTTACTGGTTGAAGCAGCTTCAAAAGGTGGTTTAGCTCCAATTATTGGTATGTTTGGGTTTTCATTAGCTATAGCATTACCATTTGCTTTATTTGCAGCTTTCCCAGGATGGTTAAACTCTTTGCCAAAATCTGGAGGATGGTTAAATACGGTAAAAGTGGTTTTAGGCTTTTTAGAGTTAGCTTTAGCCTTTAAATTTTTATCACAAGCCGATTTAGTTTTACAAGCGCATTTACTAGAGCGTGAGGTATTTTTAGCCATATGGATTGCCGTTTTTGGTACGTTGGCATTTTACCTTTTCGGAAAAATTCAATTACCTCACGATTCACCATTAACGCATATTTCTGTGGGTAGATTAGGACTTGGGTTACTCGTGTTATCGTTTACCATTTATATGATTCCTGGTTTATGGGGCGCACCATTAAATTTAATAAGTGCTTTTCCACCACCACAAGAGTATAGCGAGTCGCCTTATGGCGTTGGTTATACAAAAGTAGGAGCAGCTATGTCAGCTGCACACAGCGAGCTGCCAGATGGCGCTCACTTATTAGCACCACACGATATTCTAGCGTTTAACGATTACGATAAAGGATTAGCTTACGCTAAAGAAGTTGGTAAACCCGTGATGATAGATTTTACAGGTTGGGCATGTGTAAATTGCCGAAAAATGGAACAGAACGTATGGCCTAAGCCAGAGGTTTTAAATATGCTTAAAAACGATGTGGTTTTAATTTCGTTATACGTTGATGATAAGCGCCCGTTGGAAACTAGCGAAGTTACCGAATCTCAATTAAAACCGGGGAAACAATTAAAATATATTGGCCAAAAATGGAGCGAATTACAAACCATAAAATATAAGGCTAATTCGCAACCGTTTTACGTACTTATGGATCATAACGAATACAATTTAACCACTCCTGTTGGTTACACTCCAGATGTTGAGGCTTATAAAAATTGGTTGCAAACGGGTATAGAAAACTTTAAAAAAGCAACAGATAAATAATTATTTATACAGATAACTATTTTTTTTATTGATTAAAATCACTTCTAAATATTAGGAATGATTTTATAAATAATAATCATTATGTTTTTTAAAAAGAAGAATAAAGTTACGACGTCGTCAAGTTTAGAGCAATACTTTTCAAAATTCAGAAATCATATTGTTGGTAGCGATACGTATTTTGAATCGCCTTACGGTAGAAAAAAAATTATTTATGCCGATTGGACTGCTAGCGGGCGTTTGTATCGTCCTATTGAAGAAAAACTTTTAAATGAAATCGGCCCTTTTGTGGCCAACACACATACTGAAACATCAATTACAGGTTCGGCAATGACTTTGGCTTACCACGATGCGCGTAACATTATTAAAAATCACGTTAATGCATCAAAAGACGATGTTTTAATTACCGTTGGTACAGGAATGACAGGTGCAATCAATAAGTTTCAGCGTATTTTAGGTATCAAACTCAACGAAAATTTAAAAGACCATACCGAGGTTCCAGAGGAAAAACGCCCTATTATTTTTGTATCTCATATGGAGCACCATTCTAACCAAACCAGCTGGTTAGAAACGATTGCCCGTGTAAAAGTTATTCCGTCGAATGATGAGGGCTTACCATGTTTAAAAAATCTAGGAATACTATTAGATGAATATAGTGAGATACCTATTAAAATAGCGGCTATTACAGCGTGTTCTAACGTAACAGGTATTCAAACCAATTACCATGAAGTCGCTAAAATAATGCATCAAAATAACGGGCTGTGTTTTGTTGATTTTGCATGTTCGGCACCTTATGTAAATATCAACATGCATCCACAAGACGAGGATGAGTATTTAGATGCGGTAACCTTTTCGCCACATAAGTTTTTAGGAGGACCAGGAACATCTGGTGTGTTGGTGTTTAATAAGAAATTATACAAGAATTTAGTGCCAGATAATCCAGGTGGCGGTACCGTAAATTATACCAACCCTTGGGGCGACCATGATTATATTGATGATATTGAAACTCGTGAAGATGGAGGTACACCAGGTTTTTTACAAGCGATAAAAATTGCACTTTCAATTCAGTTAAAAGAGGTCATGGGTGTTGAAAATATTATAGCTCGGGAGCATGAAATTAATGCTTTGGTTTTTGAAAAATTATCAAAAATTGATAACCTAAAATTACTTGCACCAAACCATAAAGAAAGGCTAGGGATATTTTCATTTTTTATTGATGATGTACACTTTAATTTAATAGTAAAACTACTTAACGATCGTTTTGGTATACAAACACGGGGAGGGTGT from Tamlana crocina includes:
- a CDS encoding insulinase family protein, translating into MKQSFFTLIFCAVLNLGAVSQTIDYNSQLPIDTSIKKGVLPNGLTYYIKSTDVVKGAASYYIIQNVGSILENDNQQGLAHFLEHMAFNGTENFPGKGILNTLQKHGAVFGKDINAYTSFDETVYNLNNIPTKEGLVDTCLTVLHDWSNYLLLTDEEIDAERGVIKEEWRTRQNGRMRLFKKSLPVTFNQSKYSDRMPIGLMSIVEGFEYKALRDFYHDWYRTDLQAIAIIGDVDVNGIEQKIIEKFSTIPAVDNPKERYVVDIPEHENMLYSLGTDPEVSTANINFGIRHKKSLETETVGDLKRSLLESMAISLLSERISEKSQKPEANFLAARLSYRQMSRTANAFGVSVYPKPNEQQKAFQEVLTEVVRAIKFGYLSSEIDRAITKIKASYENQIAKLDDRNHGQIERGIQNNFLNNATITDVEKEYALVQQILASVTPEHVHNTLKRLYAKKNRYINVTGVEGQENLTEAQATNIIDQVENDSDIAPYSEALAGKTLVSDLNIVPGAIAKTANNKQTGATTYQLSNGIKVHYKFVDKERDKIALSAYSYGGTSLLGDADLPSANMLGNLIGMSGLGDFSATDLQKVLAGKTAGVRVGLGDISETVSGSSNTKDVETMLQLVHVYFVKPRFDEEAFKVLQSNIDNYIVKRSKDIGEKMRDSMTVALYGKNNPKERIFNQDYANAISFERIKKIYTDRFADASDFEFFIVGDVKEAQLKPLLEQYLASIPTNNTNEAYKDSASEWISNQIDKDIYLKMEDPKATVNISYKKEMPYSKPNEIYTNVLGDILQLRITESIREAEGGAYSPRVSASFSREPKSQAYVSFRFDCNPDMADNLVNIAKGELENIANGIVKEADLNKTKTNFIKEREQAKDKNSYDMSVLVNYFRYNTNINDPKNFDKIVNGITKKDIQKMAKAILTSGESYEIVFKPKS
- a CDS encoding protein-disulfide reductase DsbD domain-containing protein, whose amino-acid sequence is MKYKSIKTILLVIALACFSLGHAQILEPVKWNTSVNKISDTEYELIATATIETGWHLYSQQVPEGGPIATTFTYSSTKDYLKKGNTSEEKGHTVNDPIFEMEIKYFENEANFKQQIKLKSKAPFTVNGTVEFMVCDDSRCLPPTEADLVFNIK
- a CDS encoding cytochrome c biogenesis protein CcdA, encoding MKKILFVLAAFICSLAVFAQILEPVKWSTSVEKISDTEYILVSKATIENGWHLYSQNVPVDGPIPTSFIYDDGAGAIQIVGNTSEEEGHTVDDPIFEMKIKFFEKTATFKQKIQLKESVETIDGFVEFMVCDDTRCLPPTEVDLTFNLNNNTAADTKSVTVSEDSDWGATNDDENTNPEAKKGLWAIFFIAFLSGFAALLTPCVFPMIPMTVSFFTKQSKNKAVGIKNAIIYGICIIIIYVLLGTAVTGIFGADALNALATNVWFNIIFFLLLVVFALSFLGAFEIMLPNSWANKVDSQADRGGLLGIFFMALALAIVSFSCTGPIVGTLLVEAASKGGLAPIIGMFGFSLAIALPFALFAAFPGWLNSLPKSGGWLNTVKVVLGFLELALAFKFLSQADLVLQAHLLEREVFLAIWIAVFGTLAFYLFGKIQLPHDSPLTHISVGRLGLGLLVLSFTIYMIPGLWGAPLNLISAFPPPQEYSESPYGVGYTKVGAAMSAAHSELPDGAHLLAPHDILAFNDYDKGLAYAKEVGKPVMIDFTGWACVNCRKMEQNVWPKPEVLNMLKNDVVLISLYVDDKRPLETSEVTESQLKPGKQLKYIGQKWSELQTIKYKANSQPFYVLMDHNEYNLTTPVGYTPDVEAYKNWLQTGIENFKKATDK
- a CDS encoding aminotransferase class V-fold PLP-dependent enzyme; amino-acid sequence: MFFKKKNKVTTSSSLEQYFSKFRNHIVGSDTYFESPYGRKKIIYADWTASGRLYRPIEEKLLNEIGPFVANTHTETSITGSAMTLAYHDARNIIKNHVNASKDDVLITVGTGMTGAINKFQRILGIKLNENLKDHTEVPEEKRPIIFVSHMEHHSNQTSWLETIARVKVIPSNDEGLPCLKNLGILLDEYSEIPIKIAAITACSNVTGIQTNYHEVAKIMHQNNGLCFVDFACSAPYVNINMHPQDEDEYLDAVTFSPHKFLGGPGTSGVLVFNKKLYKNLVPDNPGGGTVNYTNPWGDHDYIDDIETREDGGTPGFLQAIKIALSIQLKEVMGVENIIAREHEINALVFEKLSKIDNLKLLAPNHKERLGIFSFFIDDVHFNLIVKLLNDRFGIQTRGGCSCAGTYGHYLLHVDQTKSKAIEQKILEGCLIERPGWVRMSVHPTMTNAEIEFICNAVEQVAKNYITWGGDYTYNAVKNEYIHNGKANAEQKITKGWFLVE